The Actinosynnema mirum DSM 43827 genomic interval GTGAGGTGAGCACGCACCGGCTGCCGCCGCCGCCGTCCTCACTGCGTGGCCGCGTCGTGGTCGCCGCCGTCGCGGTCGGCGCGTTCGCCGCCGCAGGCGCCGCGCAGACCGTGCAGGCGCTGGGTGGCCCCTCGCAGTCCGCCTCCGACGAGGTCATGCCGCTGGCTGCCTCGGCGCCCGACGGCGCCGCCGCGTTCGGCGTCGGCGGCGACGAGGCCCCGGCCGCGCCGCAGATCATCCCGGTCGCGAAGACGGTCGACGCCGCCTCCGAGGCGCAGAAGCTCGCCAAGAGCCAGCAGATCGTCGAGCAGCGCGAGGCCGCCGAGGCCGAGCGCCTGCGCCCCAAGTTCGTCTCCCCCGCCCAGGGCACCTTCACCTCCGGGTACGGCGGTCGCTGGGGCACCGTGCACTACGGCATCGACATCGCGGGCCCCACGGGCACCCCGATCCTGTCCGCCGCCGACGGCACGATCCTGGAGGCGGGCACCGCGAGCGGCTTCGGCCTGTGGGTGCGCGTGCTGCACGACACCGGCGAGGTCACCGTCTACGGCCACGTCGACAGCTACAGCGTGTCCAAGGGCCAGCGGGTCAAGGCGGGCGAGCAGATCGCGCGCATGGGCAACCGCGGCGTCTCCACCGGCACCCACCTGCACTTCGAGGTCTGGGAGTCGGACGGCGGGCTCAAGCTGAACCCGCAGACCTGGCTCAACGCGCGCGGAATCGTGGTCTGACCGAGGGCCGACCGGCGGGCCGCGAGGCCCGCTCGACCCGCTCGGGCACCATCCCGACCAGCGCCGAGCACCCGAGCACGGGCCAGGCCGCGGGGCGACCGCTGTGGTGCAGGACCGCGCCGTCGCCCCTGAGCACCCGCAGCCCCGCGCCCGGCGCGCCCTCGCGCGCGCCTCGCTGCACCGGCACCAGCGGCGGCAGGGCGAGCGCGTCCAGGTCCTGGCCGTGCTCCGCGTGCGCCTGCTCCTGACGACCGCCCAGAACCGCCTGGGACTGGGCCGTCGAGGACTGGGTCAGCTGGGCCTGGGCGACGTGGGACTGCCCGGCTGCGCGCTGCTCCACTGAGAACTCCTTCGCTCGCGTGCTGCTCCACCAAGATCGACGCGCGGAGGCGCCACCCGGTTGCCCTCGGTGACCCCACCGATCGCCCGCACGACGCGCCCGCCGCCTCAGACCGTCCAGGAGCCCCCCGAACCCCCGTCCGGCCCCTTGGCGTCCAGGACGGCGCTCTCACCCCGCTGCGCGACCCTCACGGGCCGCGAACGGGCTTCCTCCGCCGAACGGGTGACCTGACGACGCGCGCTCCCCTCACGCGCACCGCCCGAACCAGTGCGCTCAGCTAAGCAGAGGGGTCTGACAATTCCGGGCCGCGCGAGGTGGCAGGACGGGTGCGGAACAGGTGCACCACCTCTGACCTGCGCCGGAAAGCACGACGGCCGGGTCGCAAGCGCGACCCGGCCGTTCCCCGACTGCCCCCGTGCACGTCCCCCGACGCTCGGTGATCCGCTCCCCCGCGAATCCACCGGCATCACCAGCGGCCCCCGTCGATCGACGCGCACCCCCTCGGCCGCACCGGTCGTCCCGCTCGTGACACCTAGGAAGACGCCCGTGCCCGACCGCGGTTGCGCGCGCGCCCGGAACAACCCCGAAAAAAGCGGAGACCCGGCCGCCGAGGCGACCGGGTCCCGTGGGAGCCGCAGCTCAGAGCTTGGTCATCGGCACGCTGCCGATCAGCATCAGCCGGACCTTGCCCGAGACGCCGCCGAAGTCGATGGTGGCCGTCGCGCGCGGCCCGCCCACGCCGTCCACGGACACCACGCTGCCCAGCCCGTACTTGTCGTGCGTGACCCGGTCGCCGACCTCCAGCTTCAGCGAGGGCCCGCTCTGCATCCCCTTGGCCGTCCCGGACCGGGCGCCGAAGGTGCTCGTCGCGCCGCCCCTGCTGCCGCTCCAGGTGGTCTGCGCGGCCGGACCGGACCGGCGCGGCTCGGCGCGCTTCCACTCCAGCAGGTCGGCCGGGATCTCGTCCAGGAAGCGCGACGCCGGGTTGGCGGCGGGCTGGCCCCAGGCCGAGCGCACCAGCGCCCGCGACAGGTACAGCCGCTGCTGGGCGCGCGTGATGCCCACGTACGCGAGCCTGCGCTCCTCGGACAGCTCGGCCGGGTCGCCCAGCGCGCGGGTGTGCGGGAAGACCCCGTCCTCCCAGCCGGTGCAGAACACGACCGGGTACTCCAGGCCCTTCGCGGTGTGCAGCGTCATCAGGGTGACCACGCCGTCGCTCTCGGCGTCCGGCACCTGGTCGGCGTCGGCGACCAGCGACACCCGCTCCAGGAAGGCGTCCAGCGACCCGGCGAC includes:
- a CDS encoding M23 family metallopeptidase yields the protein MSTHRLPPPPSSLRGRVVVAAVAVGAFAAAGAAQTVQALGGPSQSASDEVMPLAASAPDGAAAFGVGGDEAPAAPQIIPVAKTVDAASEAQKLAKSQQIVEQREAAEAERLRPKFVSPAQGTFTSGYGGRWGTVHYGIDIAGPTGTPILSAADGTILEAGTASGFGLWVRVLHDTGEVTVYGHVDSYSVSKGQRVKAGEQIARMGNRGVSTGTHLHFEVWESDGGLKLNPQTWLNARGIVV